From Roseisolibacter agri, a single genomic window includes:
- the rpmB gene encoding 50S ribosomal protein L28, whose translation MAINRSRCYTCNKGVAFGNNVSHANNKTRRTWKPNLQVARIASEGKIIKVKVCTSCLNAGKVQRAPRGVAAV comes from the coding sequence ATGGCCATCAACCGCAGCCGCTGCTACACCTGCAACAAGGGTGTCGCGTTCGGCAACAACGTCTCGCACGCGAACAACAAGACGCGCCGCACCTGGAAGCCGAACCTCCAGGTCGCCCGCATCGCGTCCGAGGGCAAGATCATCAAGGTCAAGGTCTGCACGTCCTGCCTGAACGCGGGCAAGGTGCAGCGCGCGCCGCGCGGCGTCGCCGCCGTCTGA
- the rplQ gene encoding 50S ribosomal protein L17: protein MRHRKAGRQLRRTSEQRLALLRNLATSLIEQGAIETTEAKAKELRPFVEKLVTKAKNGTLHARRLAGRHVQKRDAADKLFREWGPKFATRPGGYTRILKTGHRRGDGAEMARIEFVS from the coding sequence ATGCGTCACCGTAAGGCCGGGCGGCAGCTGCGCCGCACCAGCGAGCAGCGCCTCGCGCTGCTCCGCAACCTCGCGACCTCGCTCATCGAGCAGGGCGCGATCGAGACCACCGAGGCGAAGGCGAAGGAGCTCCGTCCCTTCGTCGAGAAGCTCGTGACCAAGGCGAAGAACGGCACGCTGCACGCGCGCCGCCTGGCCGGCCGTCACGTGCAGAAGCGCGACGCCGCGGACAAGCTGTTCCGCGAGTGGGGCCCGAAGTTCGCCACGCGACCGGGCGGCTACACCCGCATCCTGAAGACCGGCCACCGCCGGGGCGACGGGGCGGAGATGGCGCGCATCGAGTTCGTGAGCTGA